The sequence GAGCGATATTTCGGCTGGCTCTTCGGCCTCTTCCGCGGGGACCTCGGCCAATCGTCCGTCAGCGGCCAGTCAGTGGCGGACATGATCGCCGATCGCGCCCCCGTCACCCTGGAACTGGTCGTCCTCGCCTTCGTGGTCTCCCTCGGGATCGCGATCCCGGTGGCCCTGATGGCCGCACGCAAGCCCGGCGGGCTGTTCGACCGGGCCACCATGGTGGTCGCCATGACTATGTTGGCCATTCCGAACTTCGTGCTGGCCATGCTGCTCGTCCTGGTCTTCGCCATCACGCTCCAGATGCTGCCCGCCATCGGGTTCGTCCCCCTGGAGGACGGGCTGGTACCCAACCTGAGATCGGTCGCCATGCCGGTCCTGGCCCTGGCCGTCCCCCTGGCAGCCTTCTATACCCGTTTCCTGCGCGGCGACCTCGTCGAGCAGATGAACTCCGCCGACTACGTGGACACGGCTCGGTCCAAGGGCGTCCGCCCCGGGTTGGTCCTCTGGCTCCATGCCTTCCGCAATTCCTCCTTCGGGTTGCTGACCATCGTGGGCCTGAACATCGGCACCCTGGTGGGTGGCACGGTCATCATCGAACAGATCTTCGCGATGCCCGGGATGGGCATGATGATGCTGGAGGGCGCCATGTCCCAGGACGTGGCCGTGGTGCAGATGTGCGTGTTCATCTTCGCGGCCGTGGCCGTGCTCGCCAACCTCGTCGTCGACCTGATGTATGCCGTCCTCGACCCAAGGATCCGTTATGGCAGTCACTGAAGCCCCCGCGGTCCTCGCCGCGTTGCCCGATGTTCACGACGATTCCGACCTGCGCTGGGGCCGCCTGCGCCAACGCCTGGTGGTCGGCCTGCCGGTGGCCTTCGTCAGCCTGCTGCTGCTGGCCTGCTTCGTGGCCCCGTACGTGTTTCCCGTTCCGGCCCCGGTCGGCGGCAGCATCCTGGAAAGCGCCCTGCCGCCGGGCAGCCCCGGTCACCTGCTGGGCACGGACATCAACGGCAACGACGTCCTGGCCCGGCTGCTGCACGGTGGCCAGTCGTCGCTGATCGTGGCCATCTCGGTCAACCTCATCGGCCTCGCCGTCGGTGGGGGCATCGGCGCCTTGTCCGGCTATGTCGGCGGCCGGGTGGACAACCTCATCATGCGGGTCCTGGACGTGTTCATCGCCTTCCCCTCCCTGGTCCTCACCATCTTCATCGCCCAGGCCCTGGGCCCGAGTATCCCGAACACCATCCTGGCGCTGTCCGCCTTCAGCATCCCGGCCGTGGCCCGAGTGGCCCGCTCGGCCACGCTGAGGGTGATGACCATGCCGTACCTCCAGGCCGCCGAGCTCAGCGGCAGCCCTGCCTGGCGCATCCTGCTGCGGCATGTAGCGCCGAACATCAGCCCGCAGATGCTGAACTTCGCCATGCTCGGCATGGGGATCGTGATCGTGACGGAGGGTGCCCTGAGCTTCCTCGGCCTGGGCATCCCACCGCCCGCACCGAGCTGGGGAAACATGATCTTCGAGGGCCAGCAATCGATGTCCGCCACACCGCTGCTGGTGTTGTGGCCCAGCCTGGCCCTGCTGGCCACGGTACTGTCCTTCAACCTGTTGGGTGAGAACATCCGCGACGAGATGAGTGGGCGATGAGCACGACCATGACCATCACACCAGAGCCGGCCACCACTGGCGGGAACGGAGACAAGCCGATCCTCAGCGTCAGGGACCTCCACGTCACGTTCACGCGGGCCGGCAAGCGCATCCGGGCCGCCAAGGGCGTTTCCTTCGACGTCCGGCCCGGGCAGATGCTGGCCATCATCGGCGAATCGGGCTCCGGCAAGTCCGTCACCGTTCGCGCTCTGATGGGCCTGTTGCCGCCCAGCGCCAAAGTCTCTGGGTCCGCGGACCTCGACGGCAGGGAACTGGTGGGCCTGAGTGACCGGAAGATGAGGTTGGTACGGGGTCAGGAGATCTCCATGGTCTTCCAGGACCCGGCGCGCTCGCTGAACCCGACCATGTCGGTGGGTGCGCAGATCGTGGAATCGGTCCGGACTCATCGACCGATCGGCCGCAAGGACGCAGCGGCGAGGGCCATCGAGCTTCTCAAACTCGTCAGGCTGCCCGCCCCCGAGAAGAGATTCCATCAGTATCCCCACCAGCTGTCCGGCGGCATGCGCCAGCGCGTCATGATCGCCATCGCACTGGCTTCTGATCCCAAAGTGCTCATCGCGGACGAGGCGACCACGGCCTTGGACGTGACCACCCAGGCCCAGATCATGGAGCTGCTGGTCGACCTGCGCGAGCGGCTCGGGACTGCGGTCATCATGATCAGCCACGACCTGGGACTGGCCGCCAGCTATGCCGACGAAGTGCTCGTGATGTATGCCGGTCAAGTGGTGGAGCAGGCCGAGACCTCGGAACTCTTCGCCAACGTCAGGATGCCGTATACCCGCGCACTCCTGGAAGCCATTCCCCAGGTGTCCCGGCCGTCCCACTCGGCCCTGACCGTCATCGGCGGGCACCCGCCGGATCCTTCCCAGCGGATCGAAGGCTGCCCGTTCCG comes from Citricoccus muralis and encodes:
- a CDS encoding ABC transporter permease; translation: MTDTAIHSRAARPEGGDPPGGHRRRATQGTSSGSPLLRLFGRRLLMTIPLLLAISVLVFVLLEMMPGDPARNQAGMDASEEQVEAVRQRMGLDRPAPERYFGWLFGLFRGDLGQSSVSGQSVADMIADRAPVTLELVVLAFVVSLGIAIPVALMAARKPGGLFDRATMVVAMTMLAIPNFVLAMLLVLVFAITLQMLPAIGFVPLEDGLVPNLRSVAMPVLALAVPLAAFYTRFLRGDLVEQMNSADYVDTARSKGVRPGLVLWLHAFRNSSFGLLTIVGLNIGTLVGGTVIIEQIFAMPGMGMMMLEGAMSQDVAVVQMCVFIFAAVAVLANLVVDLMYAVLDPRIRYGSH
- a CDS encoding ABC transporter permease encodes the protein MAVTEAPAVLAALPDVHDDSDLRWGRLRQRLVVGLPVAFVSLLLLACFVAPYVFPVPAPVGGSILESALPPGSPGHLLGTDINGNDVLARLLHGGQSSLIVAISVNLIGLAVGGGIGALSGYVGGRVDNLIMRVLDVFIAFPSLVLTIFIAQALGPSIPNTILALSAFSIPAVARVARSATLRVMTMPYLQAAELSGSPAWRILLRHVAPNISPQMLNFAMLGMGIVIVTEGALSFLGLGIPPPAPSWGNMIFEGQQSMSATPLLVLWPSLALLATVLSFNLLGENIRDEMSGR
- a CDS encoding ABC transporter ATP-binding protein, with product MTITPEPATTGGNGDKPILSVRDLHVTFTRAGKRIRAAKGVSFDVRPGQMLAIIGESGSGKSVTVRALMGLLPPSAKVSGSADLDGRELVGLSDRKMRLVRGQEISMVFQDPARSLNPTMSVGAQIVESVRTHRPIGRKDAAARAIELLKLVRLPAPEKRFHQYPHQLSGGMRQRVMIAIALASDPKVLIADEATTALDVTTQAQIMELLVDLRERLGTAVIMISHDLGLAASYADEVLVMYAGQVVEQAETSELFANVRMPYTRALLEAIPQVSRPSHSALTVIGGHPPDPSQRIEGCPFRPRCVRATETCVTAPALQEHEAGHWYACWHPVTGALTEGPASGIDGEHGVVEPEEEPRS